Proteins from a genomic interval of Haloterrigena sp. KLK7:
- a CDS encoding mannonate dehydratase, which yields MSQRKTLETDEEQLPLRTGLRTRTLSDERLQFCRQVGISDIFLDHRDPRGDVFADEGSHDDETITIDEGVVPSVSELVQARRRAEDAGLRLMGVQSLSYNVYGKIMLGKEGKETQLETIKELIRNIGQANIPILGYQWNPRGVVPMRTSQSARVRGGARGREFDIDDIDQPYERAPGVEREYTEEELWDNYEQFLEEVLPVAEEAGVQLALHPADPPTVEQLGGIPRLFRNREAFERAMELVPSDNHGLKLCLGCFSEMPETDVTDVIEHFGRNDDIVFVHFRDVLGTWPRFTETFLDDEESNYNALTAIEALRDVGFDGVMVPDHVPEIVGDTEWGHRSRAHAVAYLNGLLSCSDADST from the coding sequence ATGAGTCAACGTAAGACGCTTGAGACTGACGAAGAGCAACTCCCACTCCGGACCGGACTACGAACGAGAACGCTCTCCGACGAGCGGCTCCAGTTCTGTCGACAGGTCGGCATATCCGATATCTTCTTGGATCACCGGGATCCGCGGGGAGACGTCTTTGCCGACGAGGGAAGCCACGACGACGAAACGATCACGATTGATGAAGGCGTCGTCCCCTCGGTTTCCGAACTGGTGCAAGCTCGTCGACGCGCCGAGGACGCCGGACTCCGTCTCATGGGGGTTCAGTCGCTGAGCTACAACGTCTACGGAAAGATCATGCTCGGGAAAGAGGGCAAGGAGACTCAACTCGAGACGATCAAGGAGCTGATCCGCAACATCGGCCAGGCGAACATTCCGATCCTGGGCTACCAGTGGAATCCCCGTGGCGTCGTCCCGATGCGGACCTCCCAGTCGGCTCGAGTTCGCGGTGGCGCTCGCGGCCGCGAGTTCGATATCGACGATATCGATCAGCCGTACGAACGCGCACCCGGTGTGGAGCGAGAATACACCGAGGAGGAACTCTGGGACAACTACGAGCAGTTCCTCGAGGAGGTGCTCCCAGTCGCCGAAGAAGCCGGCGTGCAGTTGGCTCTTCACCCGGCGGATCCGCCGACGGTCGAACAACTCGGTGGCATTCCCCGGCTGTTCCGCAACAGGGAAGCGTTCGAACGGGCGATGGAACTCGTTCCGAGCGACAACCACGGCCTTAAACTGTGTCTCGGCTGCTTTTCGGAAATGCCCGAGACGGACGTCACGGACGTGATCGAACACTTCGGCCGAAACGACGACATCGTCTTCGTCCACTTCCGTGACGTGCTCGGCACGTGGCCGAGGTTCACCGAGACCTTCCTCGACGATGAGGAAAGCAATTACAATGCGTTAACCGCGATCGAGGCGCTTCGCGACGTCGGTTTCGACGGTGTGATGGTTCCAGACCACGTTCCCGAGATCGTCGGCGATACCGAATGGGGGCACCGATCGCGAGCACACGCCGTGGCGTACCTCAACGGTTTGCTCTCCTGTTCGGACGCCGACTCGACGTAG
- a CDS encoding NAD(P)-dependent oxidoreductase: MNVLVTGAYGRCGTAIIDHLDEEYNITYLNRSDRPADHPYGDYDTYVADVSDYDSIRPAFDGQDAVIHLAAYPYVDGSWNDVFKPNILGMYNALEAARDAGVETFVFGSTNHVMGQYEAKHAPEIYQPEHGITIYPTDPVRPDSYYGTTKAFGETLGRQYVETEEFEYPTRFYALRICTVNSKQYDHPYGDAELGVHNGDWERGSEAYERAVGRMKAMWQSRRDFAHQVKCCLLDNSVEFGVFYGVSNNDRRWFSIRNAHERIGYDPVDNAEEWDKPPELKPA, translated from the coding sequence ATGAACGTACTTGTTACCGGTGCGTACGGCCGGTGTGGAACCGCAATAATCGATCACTTGGACGAGGAGTACAACATCACTTACCTGAACCGGTCGGATCGTCCGGCCGATCATCCATACGGCGACTACGACACCTACGTCGCCGACGTGAGCGACTACGATTCGATCCGTCCCGCGTTCGATGGACAAGACGCGGTCATCCACCTCGCTGCGTATCCGTACGTTGACGGAAGCTGGAACGACGTGTTCAAACCGAATATACTCGGCATGTACAACGCTCTCGAGGCGGCGCGCGACGCTGGCGTTGAGACGTTCGTATTCGGTTCAACGAACCACGTGATGGGCCAGTACGAGGCAAAGCACGCGCCTGAAATCTACCAGCCGGAGCACGGAATTACGATCTATCCCACTGACCCGGTTCGACCCGATTCCTACTATGGTACGACCAAGGCCTTCGGTGAAACCCTCGGCCGCCAGTACGTGGAAACTGAGGAGTTCGAGTATCCGACCCGATTCTACGCGCTTCGTATCTGTACCGTCAATTCAAAGCAGTACGATCATCCGTACGGCGATGCGGAGCTCGGCGTTCACAACGGCGATTGGGAGCGCGGGAGCGAGGCGTACGAGCGAGCCGTCGGCCGGATGAAAGCGATGTGGCAGTCCCGACGTGACTTCGCGCATCAAGTGAAGTGCTGTCTTCTGGATAACTCCGTCGAGTTCGGCGTCTTCTACGGTGTTAGCAATAACGACCGGCGGTGGTTTTCGATCCGTAATGCTCACGAACGGATCGGCTACGACCCAGTGGACAACGCGGAAGAGTGGGACAAACCGCCGGAACTGAAGCCAGCGTGA
- a CDS encoding lactonase family protein yields the protein MTSETHLAAVGTYSSADSAGVYTVAVDSETGSIEPLDSAIAGPDPTFVAPHPNGEYLYAAVREDEEGIIKVFDIDLETGELIEINAAPSGSFSPCHCSVDTTGRFLFVAHYFGGAVSMLPIDDDGTIESPTAVVDHHGSSVHDERQNAPHPHSITPGPDDRFVYVPDLGTDRIVTYEIDRDEQTFERCAETDVGPRSGPRHIAFSPGGDQLYVINELDSTVTRFDRRSDGTLVDQETISTLPNEFHGQNKTAEIAVHPSGRYVFGSNRGQDAIVTFAVDDGSLERVATSSSGGEWPRHFAVDPNGDFLFAANRHSDDVTAFRINNETGSLVPTGERVSISEPVCIQWL from the coding sequence GTGACGTCCGAGACGCATTTAGCAGCCGTCGGTACGTACAGTTCTGCAGATAGTGCTGGAGTCTATACTGTTGCAGTTGATTCGGAAACTGGTTCTATCGAACCGCTCGATAGTGCTATTGCTGGACCCGACCCGACGTTCGTCGCTCCTCATCCGAATGGAGAGTACTTGTACGCTGCCGTTCGCGAGGACGAGGAAGGGATCATCAAAGTGTTCGATATCGATCTCGAAACGGGCGAATTGATCGAAATCAACGCGGCGCCGAGCGGTTCATTCAGTCCGTGCCACTGCAGCGTTGACACAACGGGACGATTCCTATTTGTGGCCCACTACTTCGGCGGTGCCGTTTCGATGCTTCCCATCGACGACGACGGTACCATCGAGAGTCCGACCGCAGTCGTCGATCATCACGGCTCGAGCGTCCACGACGAGCGCCAGAACGCACCACATCCGCATTCGATCACGCCTGGACCGGACGACCGATTCGTCTACGTTCCTGATCTCGGGACCGATCGGATCGTCACTTACGAGATCGATCGGGACGAACAAACGTTCGAGCGATGCGCCGAGACCGACGTCGGGCCGAGGTCCGGTCCGCGACATATCGCATTTAGTCCGGGCGGTGACCAGTTGTACGTGATCAACGAACTCGACTCAACGGTGACCCGTTTCGATCGGCGCTCGGATGGCACTCTCGTCGACCAAGAGACGATTTCGACGCTCCCCAATGAGTTCCACGGACAGAACAAGACAGCCGAAATCGCCGTTCATCCGTCGGGGCGATACGTCTTCGGTTCGAACCGGGGTCAGGACGCGATCGTGACGTTCGCCGTCGACGACGGGAGCCTCGAGCGCGTCGCGACGTCCTCGAGTGGCGGAGAATGGCCACGTCACTTTGCAGTCGACCCGAACGGTGACTTCCTTTTCGCGGCGAATCGCCACAGCGATGATGTCACTGCGTTCAGGATTAACAACGAAACTGGGTCATTGGTACCGACAGGCGAACGCGTGTCGATTTCGGAACCGGTCTGCATTCAATGGCTCTGA
- a CDS encoding MFS transporter: MSTDYSESIRWPMLITLVLIGFIPAFSGALINPTIPAIQETFSHEPYSETLAQLVSSMSAWIVIVVAPLTGYVLDKYARKPILIGAVIVYGAGTSIAFFLDSIYLILATRVLDGIAVGALMVTVPTLIADYYSGGRRESIMGYYSAVTAAGGAIAAVMGGYIAGTLGWRYIFLVFAGALLFVPPILRFLPEPDVKESVRDDGVGRLEAIKKLLHESPVKLVAGIYAIVLVGMLVNNLVMIEVPYYLQSSLTVTDSQTGLVISGVMIGSFIFASMYGRIKQRMRHVTVMALGFVIAAMGFLLFTATDILPVVIAGVIVSGATGFGLIQPTANDWVASVVPGEVRGRALSGVTMMMYGGFALSPFAPIPLVDAFGRRGMLQTAGYVMLIVGGALLTVWFVSRSTVDSTAEVSSSDD, translated from the coding sequence ATGTCGACAGATTACTCGGAGTCTATCCGCTGGCCGATGTTGATAACGCTGGTGCTGATCGGCTTTATCCCGGCTTTCTCAGGGGCACTGATCAACCCGACCATCCCGGCGATCCAGGAGACGTTCTCGCACGAGCCGTACTCAGAGACGTTAGCACAGCTCGTCAGTTCGATGTCGGCCTGGATCGTGATCGTCGTCGCACCCCTCACGGGATACGTGCTGGACAAGTACGCGCGCAAGCCGATCCTGATCGGGGCGGTCATCGTCTATGGGGCCGGGACGAGCATCGCGTTCTTCCTCGACTCGATCTACCTGATCCTGGCAACCCGCGTGCTCGACGGTATCGCCGTCGGCGCGCTCATGGTGACGGTGCCGACGCTCATCGCGGACTACTACTCGGGCGGCCGCCGCGAGTCCATCATGGGCTACTACAGCGCCGTGACGGCCGCCGGCGGCGCCATCGCTGCGGTCATGGGCGGCTACATTGCAGGGACCCTCGGTTGGCGGTACATCTTCCTCGTCTTCGCGGGGGCGCTCCTGTTCGTCCCGCCGATCCTCCGGTTCCTGCCGGAACCCGACGTGAAGGAGTCGGTCAGGGACGACGGAGTCGGCCGCCTCGAGGCGATCAAGAAACTCCTGCATGAGTCGCCTGTAAAGCTGGTCGCCGGCATCTACGCCATCGTGTTGGTAGGAATGCTGGTGAACAACCTTGTCATGATCGAGGTGCCGTACTATCTCCAGAGCTCCCTCACCGTGACCGATTCGCAGACGGGTCTCGTGATCTCGGGTGTGATGATCGGCAGCTTCATCTTCGCCTCAATGTACGGTCGGATCAAACAGCGTATGCGTCACGTCACGGTGATGGCGCTCGGTTTCGTCATCGCAGCGATGGGATTCCTCCTGTTTACCGCCACTGATATCCTCCCGGTTGTGATCGCCGGCGTCATCGTCAGCGGGGCGACGGGATTCGGCCTCATCCAGCCCACGGCGAACGACTGGGTCGCGTCAGTCGTCCCGGGAGAGGTTCGCGGTCGCGCCCTCAGCGGCGTGACGATGATGATGTACGGTGGGTTCGCGCTCTCGCCGTTCGCTCCGATACCGCTGGTCGACGCGTTCGGTCGTAGGGGGATGCTGCAGACCGCTGGCTACGTTATGCTCATCGTCGGGGGCGCCCTCCTAACGGTCTGGTTCGTCAGTCGATCCACCGTCGACTCGACGGCGGAGGTGTCATCCTCTGACGACTGA
- a CDS encoding universal stress protein: protein MKCRNVIFICLVTVDSLMPVETVLLPVSDSDEDRIHHLVDAVLETAAPVDATVVVGHAIPKNTDDITPAVTPITGSGYPQLLSKSEYDDLLEEHSPDEIAAEHDTVQSVIDRLEAAGVDYDVRGAVGDPGEAFLDLADAVDADRIVVGGRHRSPADKVIFGSVAQTLILDASCPVTFVQNDD, encoded by the coding sequence ATGAAGTGTAGAAATGTAATATTTATATGCCTGGTGACTGTAGACAGTCTCATGCCAGTTGAGACAGTTTTGCTTCCCGTCAGCGACTCGGACGAGGACCGGATACACCACCTCGTCGATGCCGTCTTGGAAACCGCCGCTCCAGTCGATGCCACCGTCGTAGTTGGCCACGCCATTCCGAAGAACACCGACGACATTACGCCAGCAGTCACTCCGATAACGGGCAGTGGCTATCCCCAACTCCTTTCGAAGTCTGAATACGATGACCTGCTCGAGGAGCACTCTCCCGACGAAATCGCCGCTGAACACGATACGGTCCAGTCAGTGATCGATCGTCTCGAGGCCGCCGGCGTCGACTACGACGTTCGTGGCGCGGTCGGCGACCCCGGCGAGGCGTTCCTCGACCTCGCGGACGCGGTCGACGCCGACCGGATCGTGGTCGGCGGACGCCACAGGTCCCCCGCTGACAAGGTGATCTTCGGAAGCGTCGCGCAGACGCTGATACTGGATGCGTCCTGTCCCGTCACGTTCGTCCAGAACGACGACTGA
- a CDS encoding VOC family protein, translated as MTTEPIIPKTARIGRTALVVADLDAMVDFYRDVVGLSVRRRTKTEATLGISETPLLVLTEDETAASRRREQAGLFHNAFKVPSRTALGAALDRIREHWKLDGASDHYVSEALYLTDPEDNGVEIYTDRPREQWPRASGGTIQIGTVPLDLDDIAAKSNGKTSAPSGTTVGHVHLEASSIRTAREFYAEMLGLRVQTEVRSALFLAAGDYHHHLGVNTWNGRSQPAGGRGLAWFEFVVPDDETLATVRRRLEDADIAATDRGDSLEVTDPDEISVRIRTV; from the coding sequence ATGACCACCGAGCCGATCATTCCGAAGACAGCACGGATCGGGCGGACTGCGCTGGTCGTGGCCGATCTCGACGCGATGGTCGATTTTTATCGAGACGTCGTTGGGCTCTCGGTTCGCAGGCGAACGAAAACGGAGGCGACGCTCGGAATTAGCGAGACACCGTTACTCGTGTTGACAGAGGACGAGACTGCAGCGTCCCGGCGTCGAGAGCAAGCGGGACTGTTCCACAACGCGTTCAAGGTCCCGTCGCGCACTGCGTTAGGTGCAGCGCTCGACCGAATACGCGAGCACTGGAAGTTAGACGGTGCGTCCGATCATTACGTCAGCGAAGCACTGTATCTCACTGATCCAGAGGACAACGGAGTCGAGATATACACAGACCGACCGCGAGAGCAGTGGCCGCGTGCGTCTGGCGGCACAATTCAGATCGGAACGGTTCCACTGGATCTTGACGACATTGCCGCGAAATCGAACGGGAAGACATCCGCTCCCTCCGGAACGACGGTCGGACACGTTCACCTAGAAGCGTCCTCGATCCGAACGGCACGCGAGTTCTACGCCGAAATGCTCGGGCTCCGCGTGCAGACGGAAGTGCGTTCGGCGCTGTTCCTGGCAGCCGGAGACTACCACCATCACCTCGGCGTGAATACGTGGAACGGGCGGTCCCAGCCGGCGGGCGGCCGCGGATTGGCGTGGTTCGAGTTCGTCGTCCCGGACGACGAGACGCTCGCGACGGTTCGGCGGCGACTCGAGGATGCCGATATCGCGGCCACCGACCGTGGCGACTCCCTCGAGGTCACCGACCCGGACGAGATTTCGGTTCGGATTCGGACGGTCTAG
- a CDS encoding IclR family transcriptional regulator — translation MARNIPRQVDSARKTCRIINMLQEQGCVGVTELANELNISKSTVHGHLATLTDEGLVVKENHTYRLSLQFLRIAESVKSGVADPDTVREQVRELADETGEVVHFGAKEGGHVVYCEKDRGDSAVQTVSKIGERMPLHSTSLGKGILAELPRNEVDQIIQEHGLPERTPNTITDVEDLNHELDKTSSRGYSIDDEENIPGVRCIGVAVNVPGTETMGALSISGPSRRMTDERITNDLQEQIAQTANVIEVNSLYS, via the coding sequence ATGGCCAGGAACATTCCTCGACAGGTCGATTCGGCCCGAAAGACTTGTCGTATTATAAATATGTTGCAAGAACAAGGTTGTGTGGGGGTTACAGAACTCGCAAATGAACTGAATATCTCGAAAAGCACTGTCCACGGACACCTTGCAACGCTAACCGATGAGGGGCTAGTGGTCAAAGAAAATCATACATACCGGCTTAGTTTACAGTTCTTACGTATTGCTGAGTCCGTAAAGAGTGGGGTGGCGGATCCAGATACTGTCAGAGAGCAGGTTCGTGAACTCGCAGATGAGACTGGTGAAGTCGTCCACTTTGGCGCAAAGGAAGGGGGACACGTCGTGTACTGCGAGAAAGACAGGGGCGATTCCGCGGTGCAAACTGTCTCCAAAATCGGTGAGAGAATGCCGCTGCATTCAACATCTCTCGGAAAGGGGATTCTGGCCGAATTACCTCGTAATGAGGTCGACCAAATCATACAAGAGCACGGATTGCCTGAGCGAACGCCGAACACGATTACCGATGTCGAAGATTTGAACCATGAGCTCGACAAAACTTCGTCGCGAGGGTATTCAATCGATGACGAAGAGAATATTCCGGGCGTTCGTTGTATTGGGGTAGCAGTGAACGTGCCCGGAACGGAAACTATGGGTGCGCTGAGTATCTCTGGTCCGTCTCGACGAATGACTGACGAGCGAATAACGAACGATCTGCAAGAGCAAATAGCTCAAACAGCGAATGTCATCGAAGTCAACTCGCTGTACTCGTAG
- a CDS encoding helix-turn-helix domain-containing protein — translation MEIGRPVGQKALGAVPDMILEIEDIRSLGDERLKFIFWASGDDFQRYESALIDDPTISDYECLTELSNRHLYRIQLSEEGQQNTLQFVVIEEDIVSISLTMTSESVEFVGRFPSRNTIIALKEQCENQNRHFKLINLYEEKSVEKDGISTNKYGVTSSQREALITALEKGYFNVPRETRMEDIADELGISSSALSAQLRRGQQALLRHTLANRSSVR, via the coding sequence ATGGAAATAGGGCGTCCAGTGGGGCAAAAAGCATTGGGGGCCGTTCCAGATATGATTCTCGAGATCGAGGATATTCGTTCATTGGGCGATGAACGATTGAAATTCATTTTTTGGGCATCCGGCGATGACTTTCAGAGATACGAATCCGCACTAATCGATGACCCTACTATTTCTGACTACGAATGTCTTACTGAGTTATCTAATCGGCATCTCTATCGAATACAACTCTCAGAAGAAGGACAACAGAACACACTTCAGTTTGTTGTCATAGAAGAAGATATCGTTTCTATTAGTCTGACAATGACGTCTGAAAGCGTAGAGTTTGTAGGTCGTTTCCCGTCCCGAAATACAATAATAGCTTTAAAAGAACAGTGTGAAAACCAAAACAGGCATTTTAAATTGATTAATTTGTACGAAGAGAAATCCGTTGAGAAGGATGGTATCAGTACTAACAAATACGGCGTTACAAGCAGTCAACGTGAAGCCTTGATCACGGCTTTAGAAAAAGGGTACTTCAATGTGCCGCGGGAAACGCGCATGGAAGACATCGCCGATGAACTTGGCATCTCATCGTCCGCTCTATCAGCCCAACTTCGACGTGGACAGCAAGCACTGCTTCGCCATACCTTAGCTAACAGGTCGTCAGTACGATGA
- a CDS encoding orc1/cdc6 family replication initiation protein, producing the protein MGLFQPDTDIFRNRDALREDYQPEEIVGRDDELQQYISALQPVINGDQPPNVFLYGKAGVGKTACTRYLLSELKTDATEYDIDLTTIRTNCEDLSTSYQVAIQLINELRDPDDQLKPTGYPRRQVNEWLWDELDSIGGTIIIVFDEVDHIEDDSILYQIPRARANGNLTESKVGIIGISNDFKFRESLSSKVQSSLCEKELQFPAYNANELRDILRQRADIAFYDNVVPEGVIAKCAAFGAKDAGDARQSLDLLMEAGDIAVEQGAEEVTETHVDEARASLERSRIVDGVAGLTQQGHLVLYALVMLHEEGETPTRARTIQDRYEIVCERAATDPLVPRRMRDHLNELAMLGIASRVERNKGEVGGRYYEYSLDTSPDLLLEALDETVDMVGVTEAIQKRLNQSY; encoded by the coding sequence ATGGGGCTGTTTCAACCTGACACAGACATCTTTCGTAATCGGGATGCCCTCCGGGAAGATTATCAACCTGAGGAGATTGTTGGTCGAGATGACGAGCTCCAGCAGTATATCTCTGCACTTCAGCCGGTCATCAACGGCGATCAACCGCCAAACGTATTCTTATACGGAAAAGCTGGTGTCGGCAAGACTGCTTGTACCCGCTATCTTCTCAGCGAACTTAAAACAGATGCTACTGAGTACGATATTGATCTCACTACGATTCGGACTAACTGCGAGGACCTAAGTACGAGCTATCAGGTTGCGATACAACTAATCAACGAACTTCGTGATCCTGACGATCAACTGAAGCCGACTGGGTATCCCCGACGACAAGTGAACGAATGGCTATGGGATGAACTTGATTCGATCGGCGGAACAATCATCATTGTCTTTGACGAGGTCGACCATATCGAAGATGATTCGATTCTCTATCAAATTCCCCGAGCTCGAGCGAACGGCAACCTAACGGAGTCTAAGGTCGGAATTATTGGAATCTCAAATGACTTCAAATTCCGCGAAAGCCTGAGCTCGAAGGTGCAATCGAGTCTGTGTGAAAAGGAGCTCCAGTTCCCGGCCTACAACGCGAACGAACTCCGCGATATCCTCCGCCAACGTGCTGATATCGCCTTTTACGATAATGTTGTACCGGAGGGAGTGATCGCGAAGTGTGCAGCGTTTGGTGCAAAAGATGCTGGTGACGCCCGCCAGAGCCTTGATTTGCTCATGGAAGCTGGTGATATTGCTGTTGAGCAAGGTGCTGAGGAAGTTACCGAGACACACGTCGACGAAGCGCGGGCATCGCTTGAGCGCAGTCGGATCGTTGACGGCGTTGCAGGGCTCACTCAGCAGGGACATCTTGTTCTCTACGCATTAGTGATGCTACACGAAGAAGGTGAAACGCCGACTCGAGCACGAACGATTCAGGACCGGTACGAGATCGTCTGTGAACGAGCGGCGACTGATCCGCTTGTCCCCCGACGGATGCGGGATCACTTGAACGAACTCGCTATGTTAGGGATCGCGAGTCGAGTAGAGCGAAACAAAGGCGAGGTTGGTGGCCGGTACTATGAATATTCGCTCGATACGAGTCCTGATCTGTTGCTTGAGGCGCTTGATGAGACAGTGGACATGGTGGGGGTCACTGAGGCGATTCAGAAGCGGCTTAATCAGAGTTACTGA
- a CDS encoding bile acid:sodium symporter — protein METISGDAFVEAVTTVFVLSTMFSMGLKLSVTQLFGALRDQRLLTKSLVVNLVAVPAVAYLLVRTIPVGPAYATGFLLLAVSPGAPFGPKFAEISDSDIAFASGLMAILSLLSVVTIPISLVVLAPGDVVVDPVAIGRMVLRIQLVPLLAGLALSYMHASLGNRLYPPIQRLSDFSFVGLIVLLVVIYSDSIISLVGTGTLGLSAAAVGVSLALGYAFGGPIQERREVLATTTTARNAAIALFIATAGFSSPDVLSVVLAFSFISVIGAGVLASVCR, from the coding sequence ATGGAGACGATATCTGGAGACGCGTTTGTCGAGGCCGTGACAACTGTCTTCGTCCTCTCGACGATGTTCTCGATGGGGCTGAAACTCTCCGTCACTCAGCTATTCGGCGCCCTCCGAGACCAGCGACTGTTGACCAAATCCTTGGTGGTGAACCTCGTGGCGGTGCCCGCCGTCGCCTACCTTCTCGTCCGAACGATTCCGGTTGGCCCGGCGTACGCGACTGGGTTCCTGTTGCTTGCCGTCTCGCCCGGGGCGCCGTTCGGCCCGAAGTTTGCCGAGATCTCGGACAGCGATATCGCGTTTGCGAGCGGCCTGATGGCGATCCTCTCTCTTTTGTCGGTCGTGACGATCCCGATCTCACTGGTAGTACTCGCTCCGGGCGACGTCGTCGTCGACCCCGTCGCAATCGGGCGGATGGTACTGCGTATTCAGCTCGTTCCACTACTGGCGGGGCTGGCATTATCTTACATGCATGCGTCGCTCGGTAACCGGCTGTACCCGCCGATCCAGCGACTGTCGGACTTCTCGTTCGTCGGACTGATCGTGCTGCTGGTGGTCATCTACAGCGACAGCATAATATCTCTTGTCGGGACGGGAACGCTCGGCCTCTCGGCGGCCGCTGTCGGGGTATCGTTAGCGCTGGGATACGCGTTCGGCGGGCCGATCCAAGAGCGGCGGGAGGTGTTGGCGACAACGACGACCGCTCGAAACGCTGCAATCGCACTGTTCATTGCGACGGCCGGGTTCTCGAGCCCAGACGTTCTTTCGGTCGTTCTCGCGTTCTCATTCATCAGTGTCATCGGCGCCGGAGTTCTCGCTAGCGTATGCCGATAA
- a CDS encoding Gfo/Idh/MocA family oxidoreductase — translation MIGDGIGIGIVGLGGMGNLHARSVQELGATVVAGADLVLEQRNQFADDFGARTYETHEELVVDEAVDAVIVTTPNRFHEPIAVAALKAGCDVLVEKPLAHTLESAERIAEAAAQADGICMVGFHNRHAASMAMFDEQHARGRFGDLTHVEANYVRRRGVPGPGSWFTNPELAGGGALLDIGVHALDLALYALDFPEIVEVSGVTRTAFGTSEEYADPEGFGDNWDAEAETYEVDDSVSAFIRCTDGQTISLEAAWATNREESMDFRIRGTQSGAQFTIGDTNLQILDAGTAGCDHYADVNMSGDSTVTGYADQDERFLEAITTAGTPETNTVEEALTVQRVIDAIYRSSESGRATQLAEPPIGQVAQLD, via the coding sequence ATGATCGGCGATGGGATTGGGATTGGAATCGTTGGCCTCGGCGGCATGGGCAATCTCCATGCACGAAGCGTACAAGAGCTCGGCGCTACTGTTGTCGCTGGCGCGGACCTCGTTCTGGAACAACGTAATCAATTCGCTGACGATTTCGGTGCACGGACGTATGAGACTCATGAAGAACTCGTCGTTGACGAGGCGGTCGACGCCGTCATTGTGACGACGCCCAACCGATTCCACGAACCGATCGCCGTTGCAGCCCTCAAGGCGGGATGTGACGTTCTCGTCGAGAAACCGCTCGCACACACGCTGGAAAGTGCCGAGCGGATCGCTGAGGCAGCGGCCCAGGCAGACGGCATCTGTATGGTCGGCTTTCACAACCGCCATGCCGCGTCGATGGCTATGTTCGACGAACAGCACGCGCGCGGCCGCTTTGGCGATCTCACCCACGTTGAGGCCAACTACGTCCGCCGGCGTGGCGTCCCCGGGCCAGGGTCATGGTTCACCAATCCCGAACTCGCCGGCGGCGGGGCCCTGCTCGACATCGGCGTTCACGCGCTCGATCTGGCGCTCTACGCGCTGGACTTCCCTGAGATCGTCGAAGTAAGCGGCGTCACACGAACTGCGTTCGGCACCAGCGAGGAGTACGCCGATCCTGAGGGCTTCGGCGACAACTGGGACGCTGAGGCCGAAACCTACGAGGTCGACGACTCTGTCAGTGCCTTTATCCGCTGTACCGACGGTCAGACGATCTCGCTTGAGGCCGCGTGGGCGACCAACCGCGAGGAGAGTATGGACTTCCGCATCCGCGGCACGCAGTCGGGAGCCCAGTTCACTATCGGCGATACGAATCTGCAGATTCTCGACGCCGGAACGGCCGGTTGTGATCATTACGCTGATGTCAATATGAGTGGTGACTCCACTGTGACTGGCTATGCCGACCAAGACGAACGGTTTCTTGAGGCGATCACGACGGCGGGTACCCCGGAGACGAACACGGTTGAGGAGGCCTTGACCGTCCAGCGTGTGATCGATGCGATCTACCGCTCGAGCGAGTCGGGTCGAGCGACCCAGCTTGCGGAGCCCCCGATCGGGCAGGTAGCGCAACTCGACTGA